A DNA window from Ostrea edulis chromosome 5, xbOstEdul1.1, whole genome shotgun sequence contains the following coding sequences:
- the LOC125649620 gene encoding uncharacterized protein LOC125649620, producing MGTVDDGKENDLLGQDNVKPAVNTDNTTNGPDDQSQVLAVDQNKQDGEQNNEKDGKKQERPKTGRSRAVDEYTVNFYYLQDADSARDVMRSHAPKYARILDEKRISDGEEHPYGEFIHSYNLSIQTSGALEARKVESDLYNLWLTKRPANEVHCWLEIRRRNMRGYDPSQSSITTIEGISFYGGSMLSPVKFSKHWDMKSSNKVVFENDKQLLSIESVVPTGLYYDVIEIPYSSMHDGIVVHLQKQSTALFVNVKSNPKIFNRKDIDSTRTDEKRNVCFQGISREEFGRCSSFCIELPGNILDDTQSKLPLGWQVVSRLKRLGFTVVYADVTVIPHNPTDFQSPFEDFDVEYAWMCLVSQGFKVTDHFNEENALLVRHSVNCLTPETLYRFAATANQQPFIHLAHIISTQVNDKKQTREETEEDLPPGYSMIRRMVLTPTKHVFFPKEPIVQNRIIRHYEEEYFIRIVFRDEDYERVSAIQPNALDSVIEAMKMFLLAGFQILDRNYEFLGCSNSQLREHGFWFFCPNDGISAQLIRNQSGDISRERCVASYVSRFGLCFSASRDTVDVGVNPGEMVEEEDIERNDYCFSDGIGKISPYLANEVANALQLNVVPSAFQIRYGGCKGVVSQDPNLSKASSILVIRQSMNKFTSNSKNLEILQVTNPGKLHLNRQVITLLSGLGVPDKVFLSLQEDMLFSLADMMLYDKEALKALSALTIDIKFKKLQKRGVVFIREPFFRSMLITIYKSKVRDLMRRARIQLPFENGRIMMGTLDETQTLEYGQVFVQYSCVPGQQQEDSIVLTGKVVATKNPCFHPGDLRKYEAVDVPALHHMFDCIVFPQKGHRPHPDEMSGSDLDGDMYFVCWDDQLCNVIENQKPMDFPKSQKMKLNHDVMVDDIIEFLGDYIKNDNLGVIANAHVVHADKENIFTEACKQLAKMHSDAVDFPKTGTPAKMTRDLRVDSYPDFMQKTDKPQYMSKKVLGKLFRQCRALEQAQTRRRDSQKIIRNLRIDEDFILFGWEKYEEDAVMSRNTYNDKLRQILTLYGIENETEAISGIIRRLRPNRGCLNNEKYEIGQVVKAKMSVVRKRTREQFFQEFGGESNIDLGNIGKEALLKASAWYQITYHPSPGNPEPLLSFPWVIADVLALLKGDELQKRTDAITKDVTEEDERFGDNLFDIGSSIVRRFFFTKSQRQLTLNNLKHVAKLVLSLLAPVKGATFIPVGTSIVGLMKTDEVTVDIYVDSRQKRKVLFDFIRSLLYNKSIIITERGPCPKYRVSLGDNLYFVRFSTDVNVLRRSVFLKTFIEENKEIVPVILFLLDWGRRTFVVSPTRSGHIFDEVTFAMVVSGCVLTMMDLPKDKVLHPQNIKMDAISAETMHVVDVDDIPSSKTKTLAKIVMQFFKDYRAILAEGVKKGLIQFIPDPSDRREKKNLLKHPLSQNNTTSLLNEMLCSYQQIAEKNSIDYFFEDVEIDEGHLVLNLPLDTWDSLLFAEAYIERQLSRATGADIKIRRTNFRETKGIILEAWGSSEQLWNVNKSLQDLGQKSSKVVSTFTRDRAFIEGAYVTFFEGSRSKNDILDFRHYSGQIQEDHKHRGPPHLPCLHGVSRNVDPSLQHFDDNDPDCQEFQRVFLEQVCVVRENCDVTYHGVLRLAITFGKVYLVDVDAGQMTIKDLQETLHRKHFIERKEFNLYLRGRGRGRGRGRRRGESYSNLRNNLPPRRSKISSSFIPCNCDPRKVEEFLEEMGFKKDGKEKKYHVSLGTGEADFGKPHTGLCVLDRDFRFIHFRLSDLKWLAGDIVRLKNDDNKNSLDVRCKLQSMRILDVESVRQMSDIKGLLDENFRMVEVYGNGLRVSPDFKDRVSFLREKQVNSYSYPDSSDEQGIWHNMKIDVATVKEHSGYNSIIGTFSDTVERTEVTMLPKFPDLSSSDDELKKYARKTWNLALYLGHRFE from the exons CTGACGGTGAGGAACATCCGTATGGAGAGTTTATCCATTCATATAATTTAAGTATTCAAACAAGTGGAGCCCTGGAGGCACGAAAAGTCGAATCTGACTTGTACAACCTGTGGCTTACTAAAAGACCAGCAAACGAGGTTCACTGTTGGTTGGAGATCCGAAGAAGGAACATGCGAGGTTATGACCCCAGCCAATCATCAATTACAACAATAGAGGGCATATCCTTCTATGGTGGATCCATGTTGTCACCAGTGAAATTTTCTAAACACTGGGATATGAAATCCAGCAATAAAGTTGTGTTTGAAAATGACAAACAACTTTTATCCATAGAGAGCGTGGTACCAACTGGACTTTACTACGATGTTATAGAGATTCCATATAGTTCAATGCATGATGGTATCGTAGTACACTTACAAAAACAATCTACAGCACTGTTTGTCAATGTGAAATCAAACCCAAAGATATTCAACAGAAAAGACATAGACAGCACCAGAACAGACGAAAAGCGGAATGTTTGTTTCCAGGGAATCAGCCGAGAAGAGTTTGGCAGGTGTAGCAGCTTTTGTATTGAGTTGCCTGGAAATATACTCGACGATACACAATCAAAGCTACCTCTAGGTTGGCAAGTGGTTTCTAGATTGAAGCGCCTGGGGTTCACTGTAGTCTATGCCGATGTTACAGTTATACCTCATAATCCCACTGACTTCCAGTCCCCGTTTGAAGATTTTGACGTCGAATATGCGTGGATGTGCCTTGTGTCTCAGGGTTTTAAAGTTACTGACCACTTCAATGAAGAAAATGCATTACTTGTACGACATTCAGTCAATTGTCTGACTCCAGAGACTCTCTATCGCTTTGCAGCCACAGCAAACCAACAACCATTCATTCACCTTGCGCATATTATATCAACTCAAGTGAATGATAAAAAACAGACCAGAGAAGAAACTGAAGAAGATTTGCCACCAGGCTATTCAATGATCCGTCGTATGGTTTTGACGCCAActaaacatgtattttttccGAAGGAACCAATTGTTCAGAATCGCATCATTCGACATTATGAAGAAGAGTATTTCATAAGAATTGTTTTTCGTGATGAAGATTATGAAAGAGTGAGTGCCATTCAACCTAATGCTCTTGATTCAGTAATCGAAGCCATGAAAATGTTTTTGCTAGCAGGTTTTCAAATTCTTGATCGTAATTACGAATTTTTAGGATGCTCTAACAGCCAACTGCGAGAGCAtgggttttggtttttttgccCAAACGATGGCATTTCAGCACAGCTAATCCGTAATCAAAGTGGCGATATTTCAAGGGAGAGATGTGTAGCGTCATATGTATCACgctttggactgtgtttttccGCATCTCGTGATACGGTGGATGTGGGCGTGAATCCTGGAGAAATGGTGGAAGAAGAAGATATCGAAAGAAATGACTATTGCTTTTCTGATGGCATCGGGAAAATATCGCCGTATCTTGCCAATGAG GTAGCAAATGCTCTTCAGTTAAATGTGGTACCATCTGCTTTTCAAATTCGATATGGAGGATGTAAAGGAGTTGTTTCACAAGATCCAAATCTGAGTAAAGCTAGCAGCATCCTTGTTATTCGACAAAGCATGAACAAATTTACATCGAATTCGAAAAACCTTGAGATTTTGCAAGTAACTAATCCAGGCAA ACTTCATCTAAACAGACAAGTAATCACACTTCTTTCTGGACTTGGCGTCCCAGATAAAGTGTTCTTGTCACTTCAAGAAGACATGCTCTTTAGTTTGGCAGATATGATGCTTTATGACAAGGAGGCACTAAAAGCTCTCTCAGCG TTAACGATTGATATAAAGTTCAAGAAACTTCAGAAGAGAGGGGTCGTCTTTATCAGAGAACCATTCTTCAGATCCATGTTGATAACAATTTACAAGAGCAAAGTTCGGGATTTGATGCGTCGTGCAAGAATCCAATTACCTTTTGAAAATGGTCGTATTATGATGGGGACGCTAGATGAAACTCAGACATTAGAATATGGACAGGTTTTCGTTCAGTATTCATGTGTTCCTGGACAACAACAGGAAGATTCAATCGTACTCACTGGAAAAGTTGTAGCTACTAAAAATCCTTGTTTTCATCCGGGAGATCTCCGTAAATATGAAGCCGTAGATGTCCCAGCCTTACACCATATGTTCGATTGCATTGTGTTCCCACAGAAAGGCCACCGACCTCATCCTGATGAAATGTCAGGTTCTGATCTAGATGGcgatatgtattttgtatgttGGGACGACCAATTGTGCAATGTCATCGAAAATCAAAAACCCATGGACTTTCCTAAAtctcaaaaaatgaaattaaatcacGACGTCATGGTTGATGATATCATAGAATTTCTTGGTGACTATATCAAGAACGACAATCTAGGTGTTATTGCAAATGCACACGTTGTTCACGCTGATAAAGAGAATATTTTCACCGAGGCCTGCAAGCAACTTGCTAAAATGCATTCAGATGCAGTTGATTTTCCCAAAACAGGAACTCCAGCAAAAATGACGAGAGATTTGAGGGTGGATAGCTATCCGGATTTTATGCAAAAGACAGATAAGCCACAATATATGTCCAAGAAGGTACTTGGAAAACTGTTTCGTCAATGTCGCGCACTTGAACAAGCTCAGACAAGGAGAAGGGACAGCCAAAAAATTATACGAAACTTAAGAATTGATGAAGACTTCATTCTGTTCGGGTGGGAAAAGTATGAAGAAGACGCTGTCATGTCTAGAAATACCTACAATGATAAACTGagacaaattttaactttgtatGGTATCGAAAACGAAACCGAAGCTATTTCGGGAATCATTAGAAGACTAAGGCCAAACAGAGGATGTCTTAACAATGAGAAATATGAAATAGGGCAAGTAGTGAAAGCGAAAATGTCGGTAGTGAGGAAGAGAACAAGGGAACAGTTTTTCCAAGAGTTTGGAGGCGAGTCAAATATTGACTTAGGAAATATAGGAAAAGAAGCATTATTAAAAGCATCAGCATGGTATCAAATTACTTACCATCCGAGCCCCGGCAATCCTGAACCTTTGTTGAGTTTTCCTTGGGTTATTGCGGATGTTTTGGCTTTGCTTAAAGGTGATGAACTACAGAAAAGAACTGATGCCATTACTAAAGATGTCACCGAAGAAGACGAACGCTTTGGAGACAACCTGTTCGACATTGGATCGTCTATAGTTCGTCGATTTTTCTTTACCAAGAGTCAAAGACAGTTaactttgaataatttaaaacatgttgCAAAATTGGTATTGAGCCTTCTTGCTCCTGTTAAAGGGGCAACTTTCATTCCTGTTGGAACATCCATAGTAGGACTTATGAAAACAGATGAAGTAACAGTGGATATTTATGTAGATTCCAGACAAAAGAGAaaagttttatttgattttattcgaAGTTTGCTTTACAACAAAAGCATTATCATTACGGAACGCGGTCCTTGTCCTAAATACAGAGTCAGTCTAGGTGACAATTTATATTTTGTCAGATTTTCGACAGACGTAAATGTTTTGCGGAGATCGGTATTTCTCAAAACTTTCattgaagaaaacaaagagaTTGTCCCAGTTATTTTGTTCCTTTTAGATTGGGGAAGAAGAACTTTTGTTGTTTCGCCAACTAGATCGGGACATATATTTGATGAAGTTACGTTTGCGATGGTTGTCAGTGGATGTGTTTTAACCATGATGGATCTTCCAAAGGACAAGGTTTTACACCCACAGAACATAAAGATGGATGCTATCAGTGCGGAAACGATGCACGTCGTCGATGTCGATGATATTCCTTCAAGTAAAACCAAAACGCTGGCAAAAATCGTCATGCAGTTTTTCAAAGATTATAGGGCTATACTAGCTGAGGGTGTTAAGAAAGGACTAATTCAGTTTATCCCAGACCCATCCGATAgaagagaaaagaaaaatctCCTGAAGCATCCGCTAAGTCAGAATAACACAACCTCATTGCTGAATGAAATGCTTTGCAGCTATCAACAAATAGCAGAAAAAAATAGCATCGATTACTTTTTTGAGGATGTTGAAATTGATGAAGGTCATCTGGTTTTAAATCTTCCACTCGATACATGGGATTCCCTTTTGTTTGCTGAAGCCTATATTGAAAGACAACTGTCGCGAGCAACAGGAGCAGACATCAAAATCCGGAGAACAAATTTTAGAGAAACGAAAGGGATTATTTTAGAAGCCTGGGGAAGCTCCGAACAACTTTGGAATGTGAACAAATCCTTACAAGACCTAGGCCAGAAATCTTCAAAAGTTGTTTCAACGTTTACAAGAGATAGAGCATTCATTGAAGGAGCTTATGTGACTTTCTTCGAGGGCAGCAGATCAAAAAATGACATATTAGATTTCCGACATTATTCCGGACAGATACAGGAAGACCACAAGCATCGAGGCCCCCCACATCTTCCATGTTTGCATGGCGTTTCAAGGAATGTCGATCCATCATTACAACATTTTGACGATAATGATCCAGACTGCCAAGAATTTCAACGTGTGTTTTTGGAGCAAGTGTGTGTTGTCAGAGAAAATTGTGATGTTACCTATCATGGCGTCCTTCGTTTGGCAATTACATTTGGTAAAGTTTATTTAGTAGATGTAGACGCAGGTCAGATGACAATTAAAGATTTGCAAGAAACTCTACATCGGAAACATTTCATCGAAAGGAAAGAATTTAACCTATATCTGAGGGGTCGTGGTCGTGGCAGAGGAAGAGGGCGACGAAGAGGGGAAAGCTACAGTAATCTTCGAAACAACTTACCTCCGAGACGAAGTAAAATTAGCAGTTCGTTTATTCCATGTAATTGTGATCCCAGAAAAGTTGAAGAGTTTCTCGAAGAGATGGGATTCAAAAAGGATGGAAAGGAAAAGAAGTATCACGTTAGTCTAGGAACTGGCGAAGCCGATTTCGGTAAACCTCATACTGGTCTCTGTGTCCTAGATCGAGACTTTCGCTTCATTCATTTCCGTTTATCAGATCTTAAATGGTTAGCTGGCGACATCGTTCGACTAAAGAACGATGATAATAAGAATAGTTTAGATGTACGATGCAAGCTGCAGTCAATGAGAATTCTTGATGTGGAATCTGTGCGGCAGATGAGTGACATAAAAGGTCTTCTTGATGAGAATTTCCGTATGGTGGAAGTGTACGGCAATGGTCTTCGTGTTTCTCCCGATTTCAAAGACAGGGTGTCATTTCTTCGAGAAAAACAAGTTAACTCATATTCTTACCCAGATTCGTCTGATGAGCAGGGCATCTGGCACAACATGAAAATAGATGTGGCGACCGTGAAAGAACATTCCGGATACAACAGCATCATCGGAACGTTTTCTGATACAGTCGAGAGAACAGAGGTTACAATGCTTCCCAAATTCCCAGATCTCAGTTCTAGTGATGATGAGTTGAAGAAATATGCAAGAAAAACATGGAATCTTGCTTTGTATCTTGGTCACAGATTTGAGTAA